Part of the Paenibacillus guangzhouensis genome is shown below.
TCATTATGACAACGATTATGATGCAGATGGCCCTGCAGTTCAAGCCGCATGAGTCGGGTATGGAGGCGCAAGCTGCGCTGGAGATGATCTTCGGCTTAATGCCGCGATTGGCGCTAGGTAGTCTTGCAGCATACTTCATCAGTCAGTTCTTGGATGTACGCATCTATACGTTCTTGAAAAAGGTATTCCATAAACCGAATCAGCTCTGGATTCGCAGCAACGGTAGTACGGGAATCAGCCAATTGGTCGACTCCGCCGTCTTCTGTACGATTGCATTCGCGGGTGTGTATTCCTGGGATGTCTGGTTCGATATTTTCATTACGACGTATGTGCTTAAATTTATTATATCTGTCGCTTCGACGCCGGCTTTATATATCGCGCGAAGCTTTAAGTTTAAAGAAGAGTAAGAGGGACGCCGCATGTTCAGGGGAGCTGAGCATGCGGCGTTTTTTTGTGTGCATTGAAGATACATGGATCACTCTAGGGGTGGGGAGGGGTGTCCCTCTCCAGCCGGCTCTTGTCCGCCCATTCCTGGATTGGATAGAAGGATGGAATGGGCTACCAAAGGCCGGACGCAGGCTCTTCTGAGGGACACCCCATCCTTCCTTATTGGGGTGATCAACGACTAATACAAAAACACGCCACATGCATAGGGAGGGAAAAGAAGGGAAGCGCAGCATGCGCTTCCTTTCGCATAATGCGGCTTTATTCACTGCACACTAATCCCAAAACCTTATGAAAGGGGTCCGGATATGAAGAAGGCATTGCTCCTCATGCTTACGGCGCTTCTTCTAAGTACAACGCTGGGAGGCTGCACGCAGCGCGCCCAAGAACCGAAGCCTGTCAAAATACAACAACAAGCCACGCCGCACATCAGGCCGCTTGAGACAACGGACAATGCTGCGGATCTCACGGCGGCAGCGGAGGATCTCGGACGGGATGTGGCAGCAAGCTGGCCTTATGTAGGTCAATTTTGGAGCGGGATGAGCCTGAAGGCGATGCACTTATACATAACGAACGGCGGCCGCGTCATGGATGTGAGTGCCGACCATACACAGGAGATCCCACTCCGGGATATCGATGCAGTGATGAAAATGCCTTCGCGCGAGCATGCCGGACAATATTATCCGATCAAGGTGAATGGAAATGAAGGGTTATTGGTGCGTATTTCCGATGCGGATCTAACGAAGATGAAGGATGAGCGAGCGATCGGATCGCGACAAGTGGCGAAGACGCTCTTCCAACGCAGCACGGCAATGATGTTCCGGGTGTACATGGAGGAGCCGCAATGGAAGAAAGCGATGGCACTGCAGACGGACCGGACAATCGCTTACCCGATCCTCGCCAAGCCGCGTGCGTATCGCGCGATGATGCTGAAGCATCTCTCTCTTGCGTTGATGGATACGACAGGGAGAGAGGGACAATTGAAGTTCGCCAAGTATTGGTACAATCAATATAAGGAGTACGCGCCGGAAGACGCTGGGGCGATGCGTTTCGCGGATGTGATGCATGGCTCAGCGGAGTATGTAGCGGATATGGCCGATGCTTTTGCTGCTGTCGGGCATGATGCCGGTGAGGAAGCGATACGAACGTTTCTCGTGAAGAAGAATACGCCGAAGTTGATTCCTGCGTCGGAGCCGCTCACGGCAGAGAGCGATCACCTCGGCCGAATCGCGGGTCGCGTAGCGGATGAACTGCATATCCCGTGGAAGAAAGAAGCTGCGGAGGGCGTCCCGGCCTATGAATCACTTCTGCGGAATGTGGCCTACGAATGGGAAGCGATGCCTAGCGACGTAACATCTGAAGTGGAGGAGATTGTACGGGCGCGTAACCAGGAGCTGGCGACGACGGTAGATCTCTTCTTGAATGATATCAATGACAAGAAGCGGGCATTGCTCATCATTCCCGGCGATGCACTGCAGCAGCGCTATCTTGTAAATGGCTACTACCGGCACAAGGATTATAACGGGCAGGTGTGGAATCAATTTACAGGGCAGTGGAATATGGATTCAGGGACGCTAGCGCTGCGGCTCAAGACAATCGGACTTCAGCAGAATACGTATACGGCAATCGACTCCTTAAAGAAGGTCGGGATTATCGCAGTCATTCCGTTGTGGGACGTCGACTATACGCTGGAACAAGGGATGATGAAGATGAAGGCAGGACTCGCAGAGGGGGCTTTCCGAGTTGATATAGCAACGGATCAATATGGGCGCAGACTTTATATTGCAGATCAGCCAGATCCGAAAGGCACCTCCATCAATCCCCTTCGTCCGCTTGCAGAGAAGAAGCCGATACGCGATCTTGAAGGGCATTGGGCGAAGGACGTCATTCAGCAACTGGTGGATCAGGGCATCATGCAAGGGTATACGGACGGAACGTTCAGGCCGGATGCGCGAATTACGCGGGCCGAGTTCACCAAGATCGTCGTCGATGCGTTTCATTTGAAGCCGCAGGCCGGGAAAATATTCGATGACACCAAGGGGCATTGGGCGAAAGATGCGATTGCGACTGCTGTCGGACATGGCATTGCGGAAGGGATCAGTGATTCGCAATTCGCTCCGAACGATCCGATTACTAGGCAAGAAGTGGTGATGATTCTGGTGAAGGCAGCGAAGCTGCCAAAGGTGAACCTTCCAAATCCGGAACGGCGATTCAAGGATATATGGGATACAGCTTTCTGGGCGCAGGATGAAGTCTTCACCGCTGCGGCGCAGGGAATTATTGGCGGCGATGCCTCAGGACGTGTTCGTCCGAGACAATTAACAACGCGTGCCGAAGCAGCGACAATGCTCTTCAAAACACGACAGACGAAAAAGTCATGACTTCATAGCAAAGCACGATCCTGACGGGTGATGGCGGGGCGTGCTTCTTCTATGCCTACTGCTGAATTGCACGTAAATTTGCTATTGTCTAGATATTGTGATTTTTGTAACTTTCTCAAAGGATCGGCAGAGGTACAATAAAAAAGGCCAAAATTTTAAATATATTTATAGAGGAGGCCTTGATCGATGTCTTATTACAAACCGAATGAAATTGCTGAAGTGACTGTCGAGACCGGTGTGAAAAAAGCGAACAATCCGCTGCCAACCGTGTTAACGCTTGGTTTTCTCGGTGGAGCCTTTATTGCCATTGGATATTTGCTCTATATACGTGTCATAGCGAGTGCGCCTCCGGCATGGGGCAGCTTTACATCCTTTATCGGTGGCAGTGTGTTCCCTATTGGTCTGATCCTGGTGTTATTAGGGGGAGGAGAGCTGTTAACTGGGAATATGATGGCTGTACCGCTCGCATGGTTCAAACGCCGGATTTCGGCTGGGGCTATGATTCGCAATTTGATCCTGATTACGCTCATGAATTTCGTTGGGGCGATATTTATTGCTTATGCTTTTGGGCATGTAGTGGGATTAACGGAGAGCGGACCTTACTTAGAATCTACTGTCAGCATTGCAGGTCATAAAATTGAAGCGACGTTCCTCCAAGCGTTCGTCTCGGGGATCGGCTGTAACTGGCTCGTTGCGCTTGCCGTATGGTTATCTTATGGCGCGAAGAGCTTTGGCGGCAAAATATTAGGGATATGGTTCCCGACGATGGCATTCGTCGCAATTGGCTTCCAGCACGTCGTGGCCAATATGTTCGTCATTCCAGCTGCGATCTTCGCGGGGCATTACACTTGGGCGGATTATTTCACCAACTTCGTGCCGGTGTGGCTCGGCAATTTGGTGGGCGGCATGATCTTCGTCGCGGGGTTCTATTATGTGGCCTATCTACGCCGAGAAGAGAATATGACATCGAAGTCTTAAGAGATAGCGATTCTAAATGAACCGAAGCCTTCGGATTCCACGCATACTTGTGGAGTCCGGAGGCTTCTTAGATTTCCCACCATATGATATTGGCCGCTGAGGTGACGGTTCCTGCGACAGATAATGTTCCGATGACGTTCAACGTGATCGATCTGGTCGGTGGTACAATAATGCCGCCGGTGAAGTTGACCATGAACTGAAAGTTATTCGTGATGGGTGAGGTCAGGACGGTCGTCGCCCCTGTTGGCGCGGCGGTGGAGGAACGAGCGGTCATGCTGCTTGTATTGCTGCTCGCGAAGTTGGTATTTACAGGCGTTAATGTCGTGGGCGTGGTTAACGTACCGCCGGATGATAATGTAAAACTGCCCGTGAAGCTCGACAGCAAGTTCAAGGCAACGCCGATGCCTCCCGTAATCGATGAGACATACATCGTGGTATTGGCGCTGTTATTGGCCACCTGGAGCGTGATATTCACGCTTCCCCCTAGCACCGACAGCGTTCCAGAGTTCTGCGCCGAGGAGGCGAATAAGGCGCCGGATTTGCTCGCGTCGGACTCAGGCGGACCGATAATGCCCGGCGATGCGTAAGTATTCAGCAGGACGTCGTAGATGGGATGGGTTATTTTATCGAATACATATTTGTTCGGCATGATTGTGAGTACACCTCCTAGGGTGCGAAGGCAGGATTACCGTTCCCACCATGTAATATTGGCAGCGGCAGTGAGCGCTCCAGGACCGACAGATACTGTGATCGATCGACCTGGCGGTACGATAAGCTCTCCGGAATAGGGAAGATAGAAGTAGCTGCCGGCCGTTAGCAGGGTCGTGAAGGGCGTCGGTGAACCGGAGATGGTGCTGCTAACGCTTCGCGTTGTCATTGCGCTCGTATTCGGGCTGCCGAAGAGTGCGTTGAATGGGGGTGGCGTTGTCCCGCCCGTGACGGTTCCTCCGGAATAGAGGGTTACGGTGGCAGCGGCAGATGAACCGCCTGTAATGCTAGAGATGTACATGGATACGCCGCTTCCCCCGGGATTGGTGACTTGAAGCAGCAAGTTCTGATTCGCCGCTACGGCGGTCGAGCCGGAGGTTAAGACATACAAGACACCTGATTTGGCTGCATCGCCTTCAGCGCCGCCTTCGATCCCGGGCGCAGTGTACGTGTTGGTCATCTGGGTGTAGAGCGGATTATTGACCGTGTCAAAGACAAAATAATTCGTCACAGCATCCCCTCTTTCTTGAGCTAGATTATAGAATTCGCCGTCACAGCAGTATATTCGAGAAGTACGAGCATTGCATGTGATATGGCATAGGGAAAGTCGATGACAGGAAAAAGGGCTAATATGTGCACAAAAATATTGAAATCTATCATAGAAGTCTCCTTTTCAGTGAGCTATACTATAAGGCAGTAATTCTAGCTAGACACGAACTGACCGAAGATGAGGTGTCCATATGGAACGAAATGAGAGATTGCTCGACGTCGTTACGTTCGGGGAATCGATGGCTTTATTTATGCCCACAGGGACGAAGGGAATCGTGTATTCGAGCCATTTCGAGCGTCTGTTCGGCGGAGCAGAGAGCAACGTGGCTATTGGTCTTGCCCGGCTTGGCCATACGGTTGGGTGGTGCGGCAGTCTAGGGGCGGATCCTTTCGGCAAAATCATCGCGAAGACGCTTCGCAGTGAAGGCGTCGATGTATCGCGCGTTCATTTCTCCGATCACGCATCAACGGGACTCATGTTCCGTGAGGTGGTCGCGGGAAAATCGTCCGTCTATTACTACCGCCGGGACTCGGCTGCAAGCCGAATGACGCCTGCGGATTTGGATGCGGCCTACATAGGACAAGCTCAAATCCTGCACATCACCGGGATTACGGCTGCGTTAAGTGAATCCTGCCGAGATACGCTCAAAGAAGCGATTCGGATCGCGAAGGCGCAAGGGGTTAAGGTTTGTTTTGATCCGAATCTACGCTTGAAATTATGGAGTATTGACGAGGCGTGCCCAGTTCTTCTGGAGCTTGCAGAGCAAGCGGATTATTTCTTGCCGGGCTTAGATGAACTGAAGCTGCTCTACCAGACGGAAGATTTCGATACGATTATCGCTAGATTGAAAGCGTTGCCAGGTGTTTC
Proteins encoded:
- a CDS encoding queuosine precursor transporter, with protein sequence MFNLGFGVCFALVNFALFLICYRFFGKKGLYAWVGVATVIANIQVTKNIEMFGFVMTLGNTIYGTIYLTSDLLNEKYGEKEAKKAVWFGFFTLIMTTIMMQMALQFKPHESGMEAQAALEMIFGLMPRLALGSLAAYFISQFLDVRIYTFLKKVFHKPNQLWIRSNGSTGISQLVDSAVFCTIAFAGVYSWDVWFDIFITTYVLKFIISVASTPALYIARSFKFKEE
- a CDS encoding S-layer homology domain-containing protein, coding for MKKALLLMLTALLLSTTLGGCTQRAQEPKPVKIQQQATPHIRPLETTDNAADLTAAAEDLGRDVAASWPYVGQFWSGMSLKAMHLYITNGGRVMDVSADHTQEIPLRDIDAVMKMPSREHAGQYYPIKVNGNEGLLVRISDADLTKMKDERAIGSRQVAKTLFQRSTAMMFRVYMEEPQWKKAMALQTDRTIAYPILAKPRAYRAMMLKHLSLALMDTTGREGQLKFAKYWYNQYKEYAPEDAGAMRFADVMHGSAEYVADMADAFAAVGHDAGEEAIRTFLVKKNTPKLIPASEPLTAESDHLGRIAGRVADELHIPWKKEAAEGVPAYESLLRNVAYEWEAMPSDVTSEVEEIVRARNQELATTVDLFLNDINDKKRALLIIPGDALQQRYLVNGYYRHKDYNGQVWNQFTGQWNMDSGTLALRLKTIGLQQNTYTAIDSLKKVGIIAVIPLWDVDYTLEQGMMKMKAGLAEGAFRVDIATDQYGRRLYIADQPDPKGTSINPLRPLAEKKPIRDLEGHWAKDVIQQLVDQGIMQGYTDGTFRPDARITRAEFTKIVVDAFHLKPQAGKIFDDTKGHWAKDAIATAVGHGIAEGISDSQFAPNDPITRQEVVMILVKAAKLPKVNLPNPERRFKDIWDTAFWAQDEVFTAAAQGIIGGDASGRVRPRQLTTRAEAATMLFKTRQTKKS
- a CDS encoding formate/nitrite transporter family protein, which encodes MSYYKPNEIAEVTVETGVKKANNPLPTVLTLGFLGGAFIAIGYLLYIRVIASAPPAWGSFTSFIGGSVFPIGLILVLLGGGELLTGNMMAVPLAWFKRRISAGAMIRNLILITLMNFVGAIFIAYAFGHVVGLTESGPYLESTVSIAGHKIEATFLQAFVSGIGCNWLVALAVWLSYGAKSFGGKILGIWFPTMAFVAIGFQHVVANMFVIPAAIFAGHYTWADYFTNFVPVWLGNLVGGMIFVAGFYYVAYLRREENMTSKS
- a CDS encoding sugar kinase; the protein is MERNERLLDVVTFGESMALFMPTGTKGIVYSSHFERLFGGAESNVAIGLARLGHTVGWCGSLGADPFGKIIAKTLRSEGVDVSRVHFSDHASTGLMFREVVAGKSSVYYYRRDSAASRMTPADLDAAYIGQAQILHITGITAALSESCRDTLKEAIRIAKAQGVKVCFDPNLRLKLWSIDEACPVLLELAEQADYFLPGLDELKLLYQTEDFDTIIARLKALPGVSVVKGGDDCTYLLEAGEVHAIPYFRAAHIVDTVGAGDGFCAGFIAGVVRGESLQEAVRLGNLIGSMVIQMEGDWEALPTAEEANAVLHNIQHIER